In Salvelinus namaycush isolate Seneca chromosome 12, SaNama_1.0, whole genome shotgun sequence, the DNA window actttcatCCAAAGCAATTTACAATCACAAGTGAATGcatttttacatatgggtggtcctgggaattgaACCAACAATCCTAGttttgcaagtgccatgctctaccaactgagccagaCAGGATCACATAGTTTGTGAGGAGATTACATGATGGGTCTTGTGGATTGGACAGAACTGTATCAAGATAGAAAGAGATGCAGTAACTTGATCACTATCTGTATCATTACCATATATAGGCCTTTAATTCATTCACCTGGTGTTTTCTTCATCTCTTCTTAAGGTCTTTCAAAAGTAAAGATGTTGTAATCAAgattgtttatttaaaaaaaatagacttTGAGCAGTTCTGGACAGGTTCTGATTGACATTTTTGTGTACAGAACACTCTGTGGACAGCGCAACCTTAATTGCTGTACACCGTGAAATTGCTGGTTGTCCCCTTCAGATTCCGCCTCCACTCCCAATGGTctcactagttaacacagccacaaagtcacaGGTCCAGTTATTTCCATCATTTCAAGCCCTATTCCCCCACTTTTGTAGAATAGGGAAAAGAAATCAGTAACACTTAATTTTAAGTGGTTCTTATTAATTAAATATGTAATTACACTAACAAGTATTGTAGTTAATTGTAATAACTCATAGTTacactgtaataacaacatgtaacTGGTGGTAATTGCAGTCTAATTGCCCATTTGTAACAAGCATTTCTTGTTGCACCTCTAATTAGACTGCAATTACCACCATATACATGTTGTTATTAGTGTGCAACTATGAGTTATTACAATTAACTACAatacttgttacagtgtaattacatatgTAAGCACACTGTAATAATGACCCTTTAAAATGAAGTGTTACCAAAAAAATCATACATCAAATTTTtctcatatttgtactgtgtatttGACCTTGTGTCCTCAATAGTGATTACACCTCAGCAATGTATAACTCTAAAATAAAAATACCAGAAAGGTGATATTTTAATCTTTCTGGCAGTATAAGCATTACTAAGTATTGTTTATGGCCCTCTCATGATGAACAATTACTTttgtgtatgtctatataggCAGAAATCTACATTATGACTTTACATTTAACAGGTTTAGTTATTCTAATCATTGCTTTGACTTGAGGATGTGGATCAACATAAATAAATAGCCTATTACCAGAATGTTCTTGAGAATAACAAACAATTCCAAGGAGTCTGGAGTTGAAAAAAATGGAAAAACGGATTATGAACACAGGAGATTTTTGCAGCAATTTAGGAATAAGCTTTTTCTTGGTCAAAGGTTGAGAGCTTTATTTGCTTGGATGTTTTAGACTATTGGTACAGTAGCCTACTGTCCTCAATCAGTCACTAATTTCAGTATATCAAAGTGCCAATATCTAAATTTGAACACAATCGTATATTTTCCATAAACTACAATTTCTGTCTTTTGCAGATGTTTTCTAGCAGGATGGATGGACGGAAAATATAACCAGACAGTATCACATAAATATAATTCGTTTTATTAAAGAGGAGATCACTAGGCCTATAATATTATTCACCATTTGACAGTTCTATCCTCCTTCGTTATTCCAAATATAGAGCACCGAGATCTATTTCCCACAAGTTGTTTGTGTCATTTCTTGTCAACTCATGAAAACATGATGGGGGACGCACGTCTGGCCAATGGCGGACCGCTTAAGGTGGACTTTTTCAAACGCAAACATCCGAATTGCCAAACCATGAAATGCATATCGATTTGTCTCAAATGGTCCACTGTCCAATTTATCGAATTTATGTTATGTCAGCATGTGCTGAAGTTAAAGATTACATTGATCACACTCATAATTGATCAATCTGCAATTTGTGATGTCGGCACTTCCTTAAAACTGGGCGGTCGTAAAACTACTGCGGGTACGCTGCTACATAAAGAGCCCTTCACGGATGCTGTAGATCAACAATTTTCTTCAGCAACGAGGTAAATCTGAGCTCGCACTGAAAAATATACGACCAGTTTTCTTGACCAGGTAATGATGGGTTGCTTATTACGTTCATGTGAATGTAGATTGGGTTTTGTAGActaggttaaataaaggttaaataaaataaaaaatgtatcctAAAGTGAGGGTTGTTTTCCTGAGGCCTACTTTGACTGTTTGTCTCATAGCCTGCCCTACATAGATATGACATCATCGGTTTGTCCAGTGACAGAAAATTATTTGGATTTTATGCAGGCATATTTCAACTGTTCATACCCCACTATATCATTTAAATATAGTGTTAAGTTTTTACTTATGTAGTGACAAAAAAtttaatttatatattttatgGCACTTTGCCTGTTCTGTTTTCTGCTTGGTGCATGTGTGCATCATGCGTTCACTAGAATTAAACTAGACCAATCCGGTTTAACGCACGCTAGACTATAAGCCCGCTATATCCTAATGTTTCAAAGGATGTTGTCTACCGTAACAATTTTACCGACGAGCCATTGAATGAGGATGTTGGGCTACATTTTATCTCGTTGAATTGGTGGCAATTGCTTTAACAATTGCCGATCAAGCCAACAATTAGCCTATTGCGCGATGGGAATGTAACCCCTTTTGCCACCCTGGCTCAGATCCGATATATTAGCCTTTCAATTATGTCACAATATTAAACACAGTTATACTGTAATTACCATATTTGCCTCGGTGTTTTGTTGTAAGATGATGCAATGTTTCATACAATTGCCATTCTATAAGACCATCGTTTGTGCATGAGACATGGTTTCTTTCctctgctcagacgttgcatgcatcaaaCAATGGTTGAATGCCACGTGATCGACCGATCGCTACTGACCAGTTCCCAGTACACGACACGCTGACGTCAGGGACAGATGCGCGTGACTCTTGGCTGCAGTAACAAAGCCATCTGCGCCCATTCAACATAGAAGTAATAAAAACGTAAATCTAGGCtaacaaaatatttttgggggttcTCATACCCTTACAATTATGTTTTGATTCTTGCTTTAATTAACGTAAGCTTTTTCTGCTGGCGTTCCACAATCTAAATCCCCCATGTTCCACTAGctgttctggggggggggggttgtgacaACAATTTTGCacccccttgtggcccccctaaatgtggagtatgaaatcATTTTTACATAACTTTGCTatctttctttttttacatccgttattagacagtggcaacgCGGAACACTAATTTAACCCACACATTTTCTAGAGGGACGGCTTTAGGCGGAGCAGTATCGTACCACATGCAAAACGatatgacaacaataacgtctaatgtaactggcccctctaaccgtacaactggccccagcttgcccccccagttgaaatggtctagaaccgccactgccATGTTCTGCTACTAACTTGCGCGCATCGCCATCGTGAGACTATGTTTGCAAACACAAAGTGGTCTTTAACATGTGGTTCGCAGACacttaaaatacctatccaggcggtGTACGATCTGGCATGCGTTAGCAACGCCTGGGCAGAGGAACATGCCCAATGTAACACACAACTGTTCCCGGCGGCAATTATACTGTTATCTTTCTTTTTATGAAGAACATCTCACCTTAACCAACGTCACAATGACTAAGGGCACAGAGGTGGACATGAAGGATGTGGAGTTGAATGAGATGGACCAGGAGAAGCGGCCAATGACTGGCGGGGCAGGGAACGGAGATGCCGGTTCTCCCACCAGCACGGAGAAGAACGGCAGCATTAAAGTGAAAATCCCTGAGGAGATTGAGACTAAATTTACCGGTCTATCCAAAGAGGAACTCCTCAGAGTTGCTGGAACACCAGCGTAAGCAACATCAAGACCTGGAATAGACTGTAGCTCAATAGTACATATAGGTTAATTGCATTACTAATAATCTCTCCTAAAGGTGGGTCCGTACGCGATGGGCCCTTCTGATTCTGttctggctgggctggctggggaTGCTGGTTGGCGCTGTGGCCATCATTGTTCAAGCACCTCGCTGCAAAGACCTTCCTGCCATGAACTGGTGGAATTATGGACCTCTGTACCAAATTGGAGATGTGCAAGCTTTCAGCGAGACCCAGAATCTGAAGGGTAAGAGTCACTGAAAGGGGTGACGATGAATAACAGATTTGTGGTGAAACCCACTAGGTCACAGCCAGCTTATATTAAGTAGTACTTTGAGTATATTGAACCACAGACTGGGTGGGATTACTGAGTGAAGTTCTGGGGACACTGAAATTGGGTCTGGCACGGTGTTGACAGGGAGTAGCAGTTCATGTGACTAGACATGATATTTTAAAATGCATATGCTTTAGCACTTCCAAGTGTGTGCCATGGGAGTATTGAAGTCAGATTTATTGCAAATGAACAAGTTTCCCACTTCCGTGACTCCACTGTGGATCTGCTGAACCAGCAGAATCCAGTTTCTTCTCCTGTTCCTTCGCTACACCCTCAATGACTGGTTTGGCAGGTTTCTTGTTTGAGGGTATTAGTCACACTAGGAACTGGGCAACACAATGGCTGTCTGGAACTTGTTGGTGGGAGCAGAGCTATTACCCACCAGTTGGCAGTTACTATTCACTTGATAGGGCTTTATAGAAAATGAGATATTTACATAAAGGTGACAATGAACAGTATAATGTTTTTTACAAATGAGATTTAAAATCCATATTGAAGGTGGTGCTCTCCCTAATTCAGTAGCGTGTTAATTATACATGAATGGACACTTAGTAAGCAGTTTTCTAATGTGTAACAGGTGTGGAGGAGAAGCTTGACAGTTTGAGCCAGCTGAAGGTGAAGGGACTTGTTGTTGGGCCCATCCATGTTGCCCCCGCAGACGACCCTGTCAGCCTGAACTTTGAGGAGATCTCCTCTGATGCTGGCAATCTGGAACAGTTCAAAGGCCTCGTTATAGCTGCGCACAAGAAGAGTGAGTATAGTGTCTATATTTATACCGCCATTTAATTTGTTGCCTGCTGAAACTGATGAATTGGTTGGTCAGTTGAATTTCAGATGGACTAACTCTCTCGCCCCTTTCTGACAGGCATCAATGTGATCCTGGATCTGACTCCCAACTATCTGGGAAGTGGACCATGGTTCTCTAACGTCAGTGTCACCAACGTTGCTGAGAGACTCAAGGTAAGCGTTCGGAGCATCTCTTCTCGGGGGAACTCATTAAATCCACTCACTCAGTCCCAACAATGTATTTGAGTGTATCTATCTAATAATATGTGAACCCTCTGTCCAGTCTGCCCTGGTGTTCTGGCTGAACCAAGGTGTGGATGGGATCCAGCTGTCTGGTGTAGAGCGCGTGGCCAGCATAGTTCCGTCTCTTTGGGCTGACATTCGAGCCATTGTCCAGAATGGGACTGCGGAAGGAAAGGGAAGGTAAGTACATGTCCACAATTATGTACATCACTCAACTGGGCCTCTGAGTAGATTGTTATGCATGTGAGCCCCCTGGTGGTTTAGTGAAGGTATTGTTTGGGAACTTGTGCCCTCTAGTGGTGTAAACTGCACTGACTGCTGCCGAGAAGCTGATACTGGTTCTTAATTCTATTACATTGGGAACATTGTGTGACTTGTGTAGATAACATTCTTTGAGTAAAGGCAAGCATTTTTTTCTTTCTTGCTCAGGATTCTGATTGGAGTGACTGCGAAGACCTCTGCTGTTGACGTCTCTGAACTGCTGAACTCCACTGGGGTGGACCTACTCCTATCCGGGGCCCTCCGGTCTAAGACCATGACCGCTTTAGATCGTGCTCAGACTGTCCAGCAGCTGCTTTCCTCCCACAACCAGACCCAGCTAGCCTGGAACATTGGGGGCAGGAAGGAGGGTCACCTGGCCACACTGGTGGGCCCAGACATGGTCAACTTCAACCAGATGCTCTTGCTCACACTGCCCGGAACCCCAGTGTTCAACTATGGGGATGAGATTGCCCTGGCTGATGAGGTGAGCAGGGGGTTTCCGCAACTAATGTATCACAAAACAAATAACAGCTATAGCCTTGGAGAAATGAGTCCCACTTTTTAAAAGGATATATTGTCTTGATATTTATTGGTGTTAATTGTTCTATAACAGTATACAAAGTCCCCTAAGATGCTGTGGGATTACCTGGAGGATGAGACAAATGGAACTGCTACGGTAAGTGAGATGCTAATGCATACACATTCTGTTTGTATAAAAATACATATGCACATTACATTCATTCAGATTTAAAAATACAACGGTTGGCAAAGCAAGGACATGAATGTTTAATTCTTATCACCCACAGAAGGAGAAAGAACAGAGGCTCGCCTGCCGTTCCTTCTTCAAGACACTGAGTGACCTGCGTGGGAGAGAGCGTTCCCTGCAGCATGGGGACTACATTCCCCTTTTCAACTCCACCTCTGCCCTGGCCTACCTCCGCCAGTGGGACCAGAGTGGGCGCTACATCGCTGCGTTCAACTGGGGCAGCGACGTGGTGACCCTTCAGCTGGCCCACCCTGACCGGCCTGCTCAGGCTGTGGTCCAGATGAGCACAGACAAGGCCAACCTGGCCCCCGACAGTGCTGTGGGGCTCTCTGCACTGGAGTTGGGCCCGGGACAGGCTGTCCTGCTACAGTTCCCCTACATAGCCTAGGGAGGGGGGAGATCCCAGCACCATCTGTATGTGGGCATTGATGTTAAAGTAGTTGTCTCTCTGTGGTGACCATTTTAAAATCacatatgatttttttttttttagggcaTTCTGTTACTTTTTTATGTCTGGAAAATAGTTACTGTCACACTGGTACTAGTCAAATGGTCAGAATTTTAGCTTAGAAAATAGTAACTGCTGTGAATTATGTATTCTATAATATGGTGTTGGTCTGACATGCAAATGTCCTCATCGCAAGCACCAGTCAAGCCTCAACAACAATCTGTCTATCTTGCTGTTACTGAAAATACATTCCAGATTGAATTGACCattttaaaatgtgttttattggccatttttaaagtttattttggggggggggcttggttCGTCCCTTATTGAAATGTTGTAATTGTGTTAAAGTAATGCTCCTTTCTCACGTTTCAAGAATTCTCTGATTGCTTTTGCAGCTGAGGGAAGTGTAAAACACATCAAAGGTGGAGGGGCTGAAACTCTTTCCTCATACTAAATTGGCATGATAAACAGGGAAATAAATAAAACTGAATACAACCTTTACTAGTCTGTTTTATTTAGGCTAGCAATGTTGTGTGAAAATTAGACCTTAAAGCTAGCCCTCGATTCAGACTTCCATCCAGGACCAGGTGCACTTGAACGTCTCTTGGCATCTTTATTTATAGATACGCATGGGGAGAGCTCTGTCTCAACTGACTATTTTAATACTTACTGAGCATTTATATGGCAACCCTGGGGGAGACACCTCTATAGATGGACACAGTGACTCTTGCTGTTTTCCTCCACAGAAGTGGATTATGAGATGGTTGTGATTCAACATATATGCCTTCAAGAGTATAAATGTGCAATCTATTTGTTGATCAGTCTAGGATGGAAAAGCCTCTGTGGGAGGAACATAGGAACAATCAATGATGACGTTCAAGCCATACGACTGCTATTGGCCTAGTTGATTTTAGATTTCCATCAGAGGGAGGGAAAGGTTATCCTTCGTACACTAAGTGTAATGGTTCTAAATTTAGCTGATTGACACAATGAACACAAGGTCACAAAAACCTACACTAGTGATGTGTGGTTGCTTTTCTTAGTGTATAAACCACTTTACCTCTTGTATCACAAACCCTCATTCAGATTTTCTAAAACACTAGCAAACTACCCCTTACTATAAATGTGGGTTCACAATGGCCTCCGAGAGACTATTCTGGGTTTTCATGGTGTGGACTAGTgaaaatcatttaaaaaatgtatacagtaccagtcaaaagtttggacacatctactcactccagggttttcctttattttttactattttctaccttgtagattaatagtgaagacatcaaaatgaaaacacttatggaatcatgtaacaaGTGTTAAATAAAAGAtctgagattcttcaaactagccaccctttgccttgacagctttgcacactcttggcattctctcaaccaactacATGAGGTAGttgcctggaatgcatttcaattaacaggtgtgctttgttaaaagttaatttgtggaatttctttcaatgtgtttgagacaatcagttgtgaaaggtaggggtggtatacagacgatagccctatttggtaaaagaacaagtccatattagggcaagaatagctcaaataagcaaagagaaacgacagtccatcattactttaagacatgaagttcagtcaaacTGGAAAATGTcaggaactttgaaagtttcaagtgcagtcgcaaaaaccatcaagcgctatgatgaaactggctctcatgaggaccgccacattaaaggaagacccagagttacctctgctgcagaagataagttcattcgtttccagtctcagaaattccagcccaaataaatggttcagtgttcaagtaacagacacatctcaacatcaactgttcagaggagactgcgtgaatcaggccttcatggtcgaattgctgcaaagaaaccactactaggacaccaataagaagagacttgcttgggccaagaaacacaagcaatggacattagaccggtggaaataagtcctttgatctgatgagtccaaatttgagatttttggttccaaccaccgtgtctttgtgagacacagagtaggtgaacagatgatctccgcatgtgtggttcccactgtaaagcatggaggaagaggtgttatggtgttggggtgctttgctggtgacaatgatttatttagaattcaaggcacacttaacctgcataactaccacagcattttgcagcgatacatcccatctggtttgcgcttagtgggattatcatttgtttttcaacaggacaatgacccaaaacacacctccaggctttgtaagggctatttgactaagaaggagagggatggagtgctgcatcagatgacctggtctctaTAATCACTTGACCTCAACCCAAGTTGAGATGGTTGTGGATGAATTGAACCGCAGAGTgtcggaaaagcagccaacaaatgctcagcatatgtgagaactccttcaagactgttggaaaagcattccaggtgaagctggttgagagaatgtcaagagtgtgcaaagctgtcatcaaggcaaaatgtGGCTActgaaagagatttgcgtcagttcaaatctggcatcaggacaaaatgtgattcatagtcaccgaatatattttaagtattttaattaaactcaaacgattaatggtaaatgcaatttccgtatatacgggttcactggatctccgcgcagggtagatcaaagaactgtggaatgtactcaaaatAGTAGTTTTATACTATAACACTTTCATTCTCTCCTTGTccagttggcctatcatagtagaggtttagcatggttcatactcttgctcctcctttgtgggcccccaaacttgtccaagccccttggcgttttccttctccacatctggttgttgggtagagcaGCTCCATTCTGTGTCCCCCTCGATTATTCCCTCaaacaattcctaatatggtattgtccagtctCTTCACCATcctggttggtctagagagatgcacccctcccctctccagactgtccacagcttttatggcctgtggtggTCAATCCTTACACACCCCctctgcattgtgtgtgtgtgtgtgtaacaaaacatcACTCACCTTCAACCAATCTGCTAACAGCCTATCTGCTAacagtgcataaacataaatcctaacactaCTTTGaataatttcaaatataaaatatattttgatttgtttaacacttttttggttactacatgattccatatgtgttatttcatagttttgatgtcttcactattattctacaatgtagaaaatagtaaaaataaagaaaaaccgtttaggtgtttccaaacttgtgactggtgctgtatatatatattattttgaaGGAATGTCTTATATAAGCACAACACATATCTCATAATGGTTGTAGTTGTCATGTATGGATGAGTGATGGAAATGGGGGTGTTTAAGGGAGAATGCATCAGGGCCTCTGTGATGACTGATGGGGATGAAAACCGAAAACCGAGAGCCTCGTCACTGACACCAGATCTGCTGCACACAATTTCGGCAGAGCGATGAGGACACCTTAACACTGAGAGAAACAATGAGATCTTAAAAAGGGGATTATATTTCTGAGAAGGTGTCTTCGCGTCTACTTTTTCTGTGTCAGGTAGTCCTGAGGGTGCTAACTGTCAACCTTCCTTCCTGGAAATCCAAAGGGGTTTCTAGCTCTGCATTTGTCTACCTGAAACTCTTCGTTTTTTCTTAATTGGGGTCAAAATAGCTCTAAATTAAGCTGGTATCATGTGTTAATGAGTTGGACTTCAAAACCTACAAGAACAGCACGATCTTAGAATTTCTCAAATGGTTCTCTCGACATGCAATACAGGTATTCCATCTCTAAACAGGGCCCTTCTACTATAGAAAAAATAAGGGGCATACTGTTTGCAACATTGGTCACTTCAAAATGCATAGGCCTATGTGCAATTATTTGAATTCATCCAGTCCAGATGATTGCTCTGAAGAAACATTGGAACTCTGTGCAAACTACAGTCAGGTTGCGCTAAAATAGGTTTCCAAATAGCCATGTTAGGCTTACTATGCAATATGACTAGGCTATACAGAATCGTGTATGCTTCTTGAACATTATGCTGCTGATCCCAATTTGTAAATTTAGCCAAGTGTTTTTGTGGTTTTAAGATTGGAACAGCCTCTCCACTCCCTGCGAGGACTCCCTGACGCATTGCAGGTGGCTGAAAACCAATCTAGTCCCGTTTACTGGGTCAGCTGATGTGCGCCATTGCTCAGTGTGGCCCGTATAAAGTCGCTGGGTTTCTCAGTCAAACATAGACATGAGCGAGTTTACGTTTCCAAAGAAAAGGGAAACAGAGATTTAGCATTATTATGTTGTTAAAGTTTTAAAATACGAACATTGACCACGTTAAAACGCCACTTTTTAGTAAAGACTATAAGGATAGTCCAGGTTGCAGATAAATCCCATTTCTGCCGcgctgtttaaaaaaatattatattcgGCGCACGGACACCATAGTGACAGCCGAGTTGCTAGGGAGTGCACTGTCCGGGTTGAAATCTAAACCAACGCGGAGTGATACTTACCTTGAAGCGGCAAAGAGCGCAACTGTGTGGAAAATTTGATTATCATATCTCCAACGCGAAATTGTTAGCAATATCAAATCAACATAGCAACATGGTAAGTTATATTTGGTGTAAATGTCCGATTAaattaatatgttggattcataGAATTGGCTTAACACATGTATGTGTAGCCATAtctctagcctagctaacgttagctagcaatgAGTGTTGGCTAACAGTTACCTAGTTAGCCACAGCCAGCACGTCAGACTTGTTGGTTACACACATTATGATGGCTAACGAGCTACAGTAACGTTATATGTATTGTTAGCTAGCTCGAAATCTGCGTCAATCAGTAATTTAGCTAACGTTCACTAGCTAACGTCAGTTGTGTCCGACAGGCAGCCAGTTAGCTAGGCAACTTCGCTACGCCGAGGAAACAAGTtggttagctaacgttaacctTAATAGTTAGCTATTGCTGTTTGTCAACACTACACTATTCTTGGTTTTGTCACTGTTTTTGCTCGACATTTACCTTTGATAGTAAGCTAAATATCGAATTACATGTAGTTAGTCACTAGCTACCTAGTTTTGTGCAGCTAACTAGCCTAGGCCTATCCTTACGTGTTGATAATGCGCTAGCAGGACGAGGTGGGGTGGCATATGCCGTTTATGTCTAGTTACAGTAGTTGGTTCCGTCAAAGTCAACGTGTTGTGACTTTAGACAGCTAACTAACATTTACTTGTATGGTGTGGCTAATTTCAGACCGGTTATCCCCAGATGCAATGTGTTGCTTTCTACCTAAGGCACTGTGCTGTCGCCTGGTCTAATATTGCACCAAATATGGAGCATGGTGGTCTAATTTGACACATCACTTGCTAACAAACTAGTGATACAATAATACaacttaaccctcctgttgtgttcttttcatgttaattaattatgtgttcccggtccaaaatgactgCCCCatttataaatccataataatacatatattatcacttatgttgtgttagatctttttatcaacttaagttatCATGAACATTACAGGTTTTGAACTTCTATTCGCTATTTATgacctgtaggcctcattgacctgaccTCATACAACTCGTTTGAGTTAAAAAAATCATAATGTATGGATtgttttgactataacaaatactcagattaaacattgtgctatttatcagacctctttgtgtcaaagtttaacaaggactctctcctcctcaccagtgtcatgagtaaaggcctcaaaaaagctttatataccagagctgtgaGAGAAgtactatatattattgaaacaatgttgcgattgtttgtgagaatgccaactgGTGTGGGTCtagtgggggttgccatggaagccaagaaggggagtgaggtgtgtgtgtgtgctcaaacacacatgcatgtaggggtttgggagaggaagtgtgtccatctgagtgggcatgtgcctgaactcaattttatacactttGTATTTTTGACAGGGAACACCACAgttgtacaaaagttaaataaaacatccaaaatgtaatgaaattctaaatgtattttgtgtgttcagatgccctgtgtgtacaaagtcatggaaccttaagACAATCAGATGaaattaactacatttttcagagttAACTTGTAAAAAGGTCCAATTtgactggaacacagcaggaggttTAAGAGACGTATAGGCATAAGTTCTACATCACAAGTAACTAGCGGTtgttacatttagattttttttgtagcCTAGGACAAAATATGGGAATTAACTCTTGGGTTAGAATGTTGTGGGTGGCATTTGAAAGAAATTAGAGGATTCTTCAAGTGCAAGAAAGGGTGAATCAAATCAAGTGGTGTCATTCACAATGTGTTACTTTCAGGCAGATCAACTGACAGAGGAACAAATCGCTGGTAAGATGGCCATTTTTGCTCAAACATGACCACAGTGTTTTAGATGTTTAAGTTAATATTACACTGTTTTATTTTCCAATACATTAGATGGGTGTAGTGAAATATGTTGTATTATAGAAATGTAGACTGGAGAGTGACAATCTACATTTGTCATCCAGAGTTCAAAGAGGCGTTCTCGCTGTTTGATAAGGATGGCGATGGCACCATCACCACCAAAGAGCTGGGCACCGTGATGCGCTCACTGGGACAGAACCCCACAGAGGCCGAGCTGCAGGACATGATCAATGAGGTGGATGCTGATGGTGAGACACACAAAtgctctccatttctctcccccCAAATGAACACACAGGCTATACACACAATGGAGGGTTTTGATACCGTTCTGATGCAATATCTGATGATTGGGATGAAAGACCTACATTGTAAGAATCATTGTTTTCCTCCTGTGAGAATTTTGCTTTGTGATCCACAGGAAATGGAACCATTGACTTCCCAGAGTT includes these proteins:
- the LOC120057230 gene encoding 4F2 cell-surface antigen heavy chain-like; its protein translation is MTKGTEVDMKDVELNEMDQEKRPMTGGAGNGDAGSPTSTEKNGSIKVKIPEEIETKFTGLSKEELLRVAGTPAWVRTRWALLILFWLGWLGMLVGAVAIIVQAPRCKDLPAMNWWNYGPLYQIGDVQAFSETQNLKGVEEKLDSLSQLKVKGLVVGPIHVAPADDPVSLNFEEISSDAGNLEQFKGLVIAAHKKSINVILDLTPNYLGSGPWFSNVSVTNVAERLKSALVFWLNQGVDGIQLSGVERVASIVPSLWADIRAIVQNGTAEGKGRILIGVTAKTSAVDVSELLNSTGVDLLLSGALRSKTMTALDRAQTVQQLLSSHNQTQLAWNIGGRKEGHLATLVGPDMVNFNQMLLLTLPGTPVFNYGDEIALADEYTKSPKMLWDYLEDETNGTATKEKEQRLACRSFFKTLSDLRGRERSLQHGDYIPLFNSTSALAYLRQWDQSGRYIAAFNWGSDVVTLQLAHPDRPAQAVVQMSTDKANLAPDSAVGLSALELGPGQAVLLQFPYIA